One genomic region from Vanacampus margaritifer isolate UIUO_Vmar chromosome 2, RoL_Vmar_1.0, whole genome shotgun sequence encodes:
- the LOC144044152 gene encoding metalloproteinase inhibitor 2-like, with protein MTWKKFVLPLVLLCLWGLQEEAAQACSCLPKHPQQLYCNADVVIKAKVVGVMPGTQGGQPTKYDIKHITTFKGVKTMKLFVAIYTAPNSALCGVTLTKGTEYLLMGTLHSDDSLHVHSCDFNQPWDAVSVAQKNLLYRYREGCDCVIKSCSSFPCHMTTSKECLWTDFLPVKMGRRDQAQNFACIKNSKGYCAWYRGSEKGYPALKGH; from the exons ATGACCTGGAAGAAGTTTGTGCTGCCCCTGGTGCTGCTGTGCTTGTGGGGGCTCCAGGAGGAAGCAGCGCAAGCCTGTAGCTGTCTCCCGAAGCATCCACAGCAGTTGTATTGCAATGCAGATGTTG TCATTAAGGCAAAGGTTGTTGGAGTGATGCCTGGCACACAAGGTGGTCAACCCACAAAGTATGACATCAAACACATTACG actttcaAGGGTGTTAAAACCATGAAGCTTTTTGTTGCCATCTACACTGCACCCAATTCTGCATTATGTGGAGTCACTCTGACCAAGGGAACTGAATATCTACTCATGG GCACGCTGCACTCTGACGACTCACTGCATGTTCACTCATGCGATTTCAATCAGCCGTGGGATGCTGTGAGTGTTGCGCAAAAGAACCTTCTGTACCGCTACAGGGAGGGCTGCGATTGCGTG ATCAAATCCTGCTCCTCCTTTCCGTGCCACATGACCACCTCAAAAGAGTGCTTGTGGACAGACTTCCTACCAGTCAAGATGGGCCGTCGTGACCAGGCCCAAAACTTTGCTTGCATCAAGAACAGCAAGGGCTATTGTGCCTGGTACAGGGGGTCTGAAAAAGGATACCCAGCTTTAAAAGGTCattaa
- the LOC144044036 gene encoding metalloproteinase inhibitor 2-like, with the protein MSCKIPKMFVLPLVLLCLWGLQEEGAQACTCLPIHPQQLYCQTDVVVIKAKVLGVMPGTQGEGRPTKYGIEHMKTFKGVKKLFGAIYTGPNSAACGITLTKGTEYLLMGRLQFDGTLHVSLCDFYQPWDALSDTRKNVLDRYGEGCDCTINPCFTFPCCMNSLTECLWTDFLPGKLSNGVLQAQNFACIKSTNGCCDWYRGAVGSEKSTWH; encoded by the exons ATGAGCTGTAAGATTCCAAAGATGTTTGTGCTGCCCCTGGTGTTGCTGTGCTTGTGGGGGCTCCAGGAGGAAGGAGCACAAGCCTGCACCTGTTTACCAATCCATCCGCAGCAGTTGTATTGCCAGACAGATGTTGTTG TAATCAAGGCCAAGGTTCTTGGAGTGATGCCTGGCACTCAAGGTGAAGGTCGACCCACAAAGTATGGCATCGAACACATGAAG ACCTTCAAGGGTGTCAAAAAGCTTTTTGGTGCCATCTACACTGGACCCAACTCTGCAGCATGTGGAATCACTCTGACCAAGGGCACTGAATATCTACTCATGG GCAGGCTGCAGTTTGACGGCACGCTGCATGTCTCCCTGTGTGACTTCTATCAGCCGTGGGATGCCTTGAGTGACACGCGAAAGAATGTGTTGGACCGCTACGGCGAGGGCTGCGATTGCACG ATCAATCCCTGCTTCACCTTCCCATGCTGCATGAACAGCCTGACTGAGTGCTTGTGGACGGACTTCCTGCCAGGAAAGTTGAGCAATGGTGTTCTCCAGGCCCAAAATTTTGCTTGCATCAAGAGCACCAATGGCTGTTGTGACTGGTACAGGGGGGCTGTCGGGTCTGAAAAAAGTACCTGGCATTAA
- the LOC144044665 gene encoding metalloproteinase inhibitor 2-like, which translates to MSWTVKSFVLPLVLLYLWRLQEGTQACSCGTTHPQQAFCQADVVIKAKVVGKKVDDDFFKPIKYDIKQTKMFKGPNKNFDAIYTAPTSSLCGVTLAKGVEYLITGRLKSNSSSLHVNLCNFHEPWEKLSATQKKSLVQRYEMGCDCKITHCTSVPCAISSPAECLWTDYLTEKITNGKQAQHFACIKRNDGSCAWYRGAISPKKEFMDIEDP; encoded by the exons ATGAGCTGGACGGTGAAGAGCTTCGTGCTGCCCCTGGTGCTGCTGTACTTGTGGCGGCTACAGGAAGGAACACAAGCCTGCAGCTGCGGTACGACGCATCCGCAGCAGGCGTTTTGCCAAGCAGACGTCG TCATCAAGGCGAAGGTGGTTGGCAAGAAGGTTGACGATGACTTTTTCAAGCCCATTAAGTATGACATCAAACAAACCAAG ATGTTCAAGGGTCCTAACAAGAATTTTGATGCCATCTACACTGCGCCAACCTCTTCATTATGTGGAGTCACTCTGGCTAAAGGCGTAGAGTATCTAATCACAG GCAGACTGAAGTCCAACAgcagctcactgcacgtcaacCTGTGCAACTTCCATGAGCCGTGGGAGAAGTTGAGTGCCACGCAAAAGAAGAGCCTGGTGCAGCGCTACGAAATGGGCTGCGATTGCAAG ATCACGCATTGCACTTCGGTCCCATGCGCCATCAGCAGCCCCGCCGAGTGCTTGTGGACAGACTACCTGACGGAGAAGATCACCAACGGCAAGCAGGCCCAACACTTTGCTTGCATCAAGAGAAACGACGGCTCTTGCGCCTGGTACAGGGGGGCCATCTCACCCAAAAAGGAATTCATGGACATTGAAGACCCTTAA